DNA from Geobacter sulfurreducens PCA:
CCGGCCGCCCTGGCCACGCTCGCAGCCAGTTCCTCATCGGACTTCTCCCAGGGGGACTTGGCGTTCAACACTGGCCAGATGGGGTTGTTTACCGTCAGGTCGAGCTGCTTCGCAAAGGTCACCATCCCCTCGTACCCCGCATAGGGATGGGAACGCCCATGGTTGATATCCAGGAACGGCGTCTTGGTTTTCAGGGCCAGGAACTTGGTCTTCCCGCCGGCAACGATCAGATCGGGCATCTTGTCATACATGACCTTGAGGAGCCCGGCGCTGGAAGTGTCCTCGATGATCCCGGCATCCTGGTGCATGAGGGCCTTCATCCGGTAGAAATCCTCCAGGGTCGAGTTCTGGGTGCCGGCGGCCAGGATCTCCACCCCCAGCTCCCGCAGGGCGTTCACCATGGACCAGGTCTTGACCCCGCCGGTGAAAAGAACCGAGCGCTTCCCTTCGAGCCGTGCCCGGTAGGGGGCAAGCCGCTCCCGGCATTGCGCCTCTTCCTCTTCCAGGAGCTTCTCCACCCGGTCCTGCATGATCCGCTTCTCCAGCCCGCCCACGGCGTCATCCAGCTCCCGGGCGATGTCCCGCAGGGCCTTGGCCGTGTCGGTCATGCCGTAAAAGGACTCCTCCAGGTAGGGCATGCCGTAGTTCTTCTGCATCTTCCTGGCGAGGTTGGTGAGACTCTTGGAGCAGATGATGACGTTCAGCTTCGCCCGGTGGGCGTAGCGGAGATCCTCGAATTTGGCGTCACCGCTGAAACAGGAGAGAATCTGGATACCGAGCCGGTCGAACAGCGGCAGCATCCCCCAAAGGTCGCCGGCGATGTTGTATTCGCCGATCAGGTTGATGGGATACTCTCCCAGCACCGGCGGCTCGGCGGTGCCGATGACGTGCTTCAGGAGCACCTCGCCGGCCAGGCGGTTGCCGATGTTCTTGTCGCCGATGAAGCCGGGAGTGTTGACCGGGATCAGGGGGATGGCGACCTTTTTCTGGGCCGCCTTGCAGACCGCCTCCACGTCGTCGCCGGTCATGGCGGTGACGCAGGTGGCATAGACGAACATGGCCTTTGCCTGGCCCGCATAGCGCTCCGCCAGCTCCAGGATGGCCCGGTAGAGCTTCTTCTCGCCGCCGAAGATCACGTCGTTTTCCAGCATCTCGGTGGTAAAGCCCCTGCGGTAGAGCTGGGAGCCCGAAGAGCGGGCACCCCGGTTATCCCAGGAGTTGCCGGCGCAGGCGATGGGGCCGTGCACCAGATGGATCACGTCGGTGACCGGCATGAGCACCACCCGGGCGCCGTCATAGGCACAGGAGCGCTCGGTGCCCTCCCCCGGTTCCGATTTCTTGCAGAATTTCGGGGCACCCTTTTCGTGGGTTTCGCAGTCGGTTGTGTCGTAATAATCGGGTCTTGCCATGGTGACCTCGAATGTTTCCTGCAAAAGAAAACGCCGCCATTCCGGAGAATGGCGGCGTCGTTGCCGCGTCGGTCTCTGCCCTGCTCACTGATGGTTCAAACGCTCCTTTGCACCCCACGTGCCAATCGATAACGTGCTGTTTTCATGGGAAATTGCAACCAGGATTGCTGCCGGACAACCAGCGTTGCGGGATGGATTTGCTCATTTTTTATGCACTACCAGGTGCGGAAGCGCCCCGAATCCAGGTGGACAAAGCCCGAGTGCGGATAGTAGCCGACCCCGCCGCACCGGAAGCCCGCGGCCAGATCCCGCAGGACCGCCAGGCTGACCCCGGGCACGGCGATGTCGATGGCCTTCCCCTCCATGTGGAGGCTCTGCTTTGCCACCGCGCCGTTGTGTTCGCTGAGTATCCGGTTGTATTCGGGGGACCGGTAGCCGGAGATGATGCGGAACTCCCTGCCGCCCCCCAGTACCTTGTCGACCATGTTCAGGTATTCGATCACCGCCAGGTCCATTTCGGTATGCTGGTTGGTGAAGTGGCAGCGGAGCAGCCAGTTGATGGAGTTGAGGGCATCCAGGTCCACCTCGCCGTCCGGAGTCCGGTAGGTCACCGACAGGTGCTCGCCCGTGTGAATGTTACGCAGGGAGAGCCTGCCGACAGGGTAGCTCTCTTCCAGAAATTCCGTGGCCAGGGCAGACCCTATGCCCCTGAGACAGAGCACCCCCAGCAGTGATGCCCTGAGAAATCCCCGCCTGCTGAAATAATGATCCGACACGCCATCCTCCACCGAAAACCAGTTGTCATGTGGTAGCAAAAAGGTGAGGGAGATGTCAATCTTGCGTCCCCGGGGCCGCTCTTTTTCAGTGAGTAGCACCACCCGGTCCGCATTATCCAGTAACACCAAATAGGTACTGATGCGTAATTTTGCATTGCCCTACTACTTTAATTTTTATAGAATCACTCCACATAAAATAATCTCAATAAAGTCTTTCACAGGAGGATATATGCGCAGACATTCCAACAAAACGAATCCGGTTGCGGCGGGGATTCTGTTCATCACCCTGGCATGCTGGGCGGGAAACGCCATGGGGTGGGGCACTTCGGGTGACAGTAGGAGTACCTGGGGCGGTTCGGGGTCATCCCTGAATCTAAACCTTGCGTTCACTGATTGCGCGAAATGCCATACCTCCACTAACAACGTCAACCGACACCACGACCTGATCACGAAAAAGGGTAAGCAGTGCCTCGCCTGCCACACCATGACGGCGGACAACTCGGGGCAATATACCGTTCAGGTCCAGCGGGACTGCCAGGCCTGTCACACATCCTCCGTCCACGACAACGTCCAGCACAATGTCAGCACCTGTAGCCGTTGCCACGGCAGCGACGTCATCAACATCCACTCGGGGTGGCGTTCATACACCAGCACATTGTCGGTCTGCTACCTCTGTCACACCAGCACCAATGCCAAGGTCAAGGCGACCATCGCGAAGGGTGTGAGCGGACAGACCGTTTACTGCACCGACTGCCACGGTAGCAACCCCCACAGTTGGGGAGGCACCTGGGGGCGCTGACCGGGACTGATAAGGACGAGGAATCATGCGAAGGGCCGGGGCAGCACATGTTCCGGCTCTTCGTGCGTGCAGCCCGGCATAAAGAACCATGTTCATGTCTTGCGAACGGAACAACGCATAAACCTGGGAAATGCCATTTTTGGAAAAAATTCACCCAAGGCTTGACTCACCCCCAGTTGTTAGGTATTTTTCTTACATGGAATCATTAGTCAACAAGCGGACGGTCATGTGCCATGCCGAAATCAAACATACTTACCACAGGACAAGAGGACGCCTTTGAAAAGGCATGCAGAGATGCCGGGTTGCGGCTCACCCATCAGCGCCTGGAGATCTACCGTCAACTGGCCACCTCTACTGACCATCCGTCGGCGGAGACGCTCCATCAACGGTTGCGCCGGGACAACCCCACCCTCTCCCTTGATACGGTCTACCGGACCCTGGCGGTCTTCGCGCACCACGGTATAATCAATAAAGTCGAGACGGTCGAAAGCCAGTCGCGATTCGAGGCGAAACGCATGCGGCATCACCACCTGATCTGCAGCAGATGCAAGGAAATAATCGATTTCCAGTGGCACCACATCGACGAGGCCCCCCTGCCCGAAGAGACCAGAACCTGGGGGCGGATCGACAACAAGAACGTCGTGATATACGGCGTGTGCAACAAGTGCCTTGAGGCGAAAAAGGCATCGTAACTTTTTTGTGCCCAGCCACTAGTAATTATTCTTACCTGATAATTATTACAGCCAGGCTTCCACCTCCCTTCCATGCCCATAAACCGACTGATTGCGAGGCTGCCGCGTCCGGCAGCGACGCGACCCGGACGGTTGCGCATTCCATTCGTAAAGGAGATGACCAATGGAGAGGAAACGTCTCACAACCAATTCCGTCGCCCCCCTCTGCCTCAAGGCCGACCAGGCCTACGGCACAGAGGTGGTCGACACCCAGGCTATCCCGCTGAACGATGTGACTGCCGACTGACAACGGGGAAATTTCCGATCAGCGCCGGGCAGGGCAGACTTCCGGCCTCCCGCCCGGCGATTCCATGGCAAGTCGATCCATTGGCGCAACAGAACACAAGGAGGAACTCATGAAAAAAAGGACGTTGATGCTCACGAGGCTTCTGGCGGGAGGGTGTCTCGGGGTGCTGGCCGGGGTAGCCATGGTTCAGGCACAGGCGGAAAAGAGTGTGACCAGCTATGCTCCGGTGGCGGTAACGGAAAGTATCTCCTCGGTCATCTCCCGGATGAAAGCCGCGAAACCGGAGATCATGAAGCGGCAGCAGAATCTGCTGGCAGAGCGCTACGATCTCGGCAACCACCCGGCCAAGGGCATCACCATGGCCAACGGCAAGGCAGTGCAAGAAGGTGTCCGCGTCAAGCTACCCAAGGGAATGACCTGGGAGAAGCTGGCCCGGATGAGCCCCGAGGAAATCCGGGACAAGAATTTGTACCCGGCAGGATTTTTCCCCCTCCCCCACCCCAATCATCCGGAGGGGGGAATGCTGTTTCCCAAGTTCCATATCGATGAGATCAAAAAGCAGGAGGCGCGGGATCTGACCCGGTTCGACCTGGACTTTGACCTGCCCGATCATTTCCTGCCCGAATTCCCGGCACCGATCTACCTGACGACCCGCCCCGACCTGGGCGATGTGTCGAAAGGGAAACTGGTCACGATCAACAACTACTATGAGCTGTTCAACGGCATCCTGAACCCCAAGCAGCTGGAAGGGCTGAGACTGCTGGTGACGCCCTTCCCGCAGCAGCAATTCAACCAGACCGAGGATCGGCGCTCGGAGCAGCCGAGCCGGGGCGTCACCTGCTTTGACTGCCACGCCAACGGGCACAGCAACTCCACAACCCACCTGGTCGGCGATATCAGGCCCCAGGAATTCCGGCATCGCCTTGACACCCCGACCCTCAGGGGGGTGAATATCCAGCGGCTGTTCGGTTCGCAGCGGGCGCTGAAGAGCGTTGAAGACTTCACCGAGTTCGAGCAGCGGGCCGCCTATTTCGACGGTGACCCGGTCATTGCCACCAAAAAAGGGATCAATATCCTCGACCGGGGCCACCAGGTCCACGCTATGGCGGAATTCATGGCCCTCTTGGACTTCCCGCCGGCCCCCAAGCTGGGCATAGACGGCAAACTGGATCCGAGAAAGGCCACCGAGTCGGAGATGCGCGGACAGGAGCTGTTCTTCGGCAAGGCCAAATGCGGGGTTTGCCATCCCGCCCCGTACTATACGGACAACACCATGCACAACCTTCGCGCGGAGCGTTTCTTCAAGCCCCAGATGATCAACGGCAGAATGGCTTCGGCCGATGGCCCCATCAAGACCTTCCCGCTGCGCGGCATCAAAGATTCGCCCCCCTACCTGCACGACGGCCGTCTGCTGACCCTGGAAGATACCGTGGAGTTTTTCAATCTGCTCACCGAAACCACCCTGACCGAGCAGGAAAAGCTTGACCTGGTCGCCTTCATGCGCCAGCTGTGAGAATCGTCAGAGACAGGCAGGGGAAATACTTCAATGACCGCATCGTACCGTTTTGTTCTCATGACCCTGCTGGCAGGGATGTTCGCACTGCCCGCCGCCGGCACTGCCGCGGCGGGTAGCGCCCCCCAGTCGGCAGTGACGCCGCAGCAGAAAGAAGCGACAGAGTTCCCCGATGTCATTATCTATACCCTGTCCACCTGCCCCCACTGCGCCGAGGCGAAGGCATACCTCGCCAAACGGGGCATCCCCTTCACAAACCGGGAAGTGGACACCGACGACGAGTATATGGCGGAGCTGATAAAGATCTTTGACGACATGAAGGTTCCGGACGAACGTCGCGGAGTCCCGCTGTTCGTTGTCGCCGGAAAAACGCGGCTGCAGGGATTCGACAAGGCCAAGCTCGAAGAGGCGATCAATGGCGGGGCCGAAAAATGACCATGCCCGCGGGTGAGTGGGTGAAAGACAGGGCCCGTCGCACGCAGCAACTCAATACACAACTATCGAGGAGATCATCCATGAAACAATTGTCCGTGTCGCTTGCCATCCTCTGTGCAGTCGCAACCAGCGAGGCATTCGCCGCCGATGAGCTGCAGCAGCGTGCCCAGGGCCTCTTCAAGCCGGTTCCTGCCAAGGCGCCCACCCTGAAGGGCAACCCGGCATCGCCGGTTAAAGTGGAGCTCGGCAAGATGCTCTATTTCGACCCGCGGCTGTCCGCCTCCCATCTCATCAGCTGCAATACCTGTCACAACGTGGGACTGGGCGGCGGGGACCTCCAGGCAACCTCCACCGGCCACGGCTGGCAAAAGGGGCCCCGCAATGCACCGACGGTTCTCAACTCGGTCTTCAACACCGCCCAGTTCTGGGACGGCAGGGCCAAGGATCTGGCCGAACAGGCCAAAGGTCCGGTGCAGGCCTCGGTCGAGATGAACAACACGCCGGATCAGGTGGTTAAGACCCTGAACAGCATCCCCGACTATGTCGCCCTGTTTAAAAAGGCGTTCCCGGGCGAAAAGGACCCGGTGACCTTCGACAACATGGCAAAGGCCATCGAGGTGTTCGAGGCGACCCTGATCACCCCCGACTCCCCCTTCGACCAGTATCTCAAAGGGAAGAAAAAGGCCCTTGACGGAAAACAGACCGCCGGCCTCAAGCTTTTCCTCGACAAAGGCTGCGTCGCCTGCCATGGCGGCCTCAATCTGGGCGGTACCGGCTACTTCCCGTTCGGGGTCGTGGAAAAGCCCGCGGAGAACATCCTTCCCCTCGGCGACAAGGGAAGGTTTGCGGTCACGAACACCGCCAAGGACGAGTACGTGTTCCGGGCGCCCTCCCTGCGCAACGTCGCCATCACCTATCCCTACTTCCATTCGGGCGTCGTCTGGAGCCTGAAGGAAGCGGTGGCCGTCATGGGTTCCGCCCAGTTCGGCATCAAGCTGAGCGATGATGAAAGCGAGGCCATTGCAGCCTTCCTCGGCAGCCTCACCGGCAAGCAACCCAAAGTCGTGTATCCGATCATGCCGGCCAGCACCGACGCAACACCGCGCCCCAGACTGTAAGCGACTCCCGTTGCGCCCCTCCTCGTGCCGAAGCGGGGCCTCATGAATGAAGCGGCCAGCGGCCCACGCTGGTGTTGCCGCATCGATTCTGGTATAGAACATATTCCAACCACTGCTGGAAAGGAGAGCTGTACATGTCACTGAAAGGCACCAAAACCGAGCAGAACCTGCTGAAGTCATTTGCCGGCGAAAGCCAGGCACGCAACCGCTACACCTACTTTGCCGCCGCCGCCCGCAAGGAAGGGTACGTGCAGATCGCCGACATCTTCGAGGAAACCGCCAACCAGGAGAAGGAGCACGCCAAGCGCTTTTTCAAGTTCCTGGAGGGGGGAGACCTGGAAATCACCGCCTGCTTCCCCTCTGGCAAGATCGGGACCACTGCCGAAAACCTGCTGGCCGCCGCCATGGGCGAGCATGAAGAGCATTCCGACCTCTACCCGGCGTTCGCCCAGGTGGCCCAGGAAGAGGGATTTCCGGCAATCGCGGCGGTCTGGCGGGCCATTTCCGTGGCGGAAAAGCAGCACGAGAAGCGTTATCGTGACCTGCTCGCCAATATCGAGAACAACCGGGTCTTCACCCGCGAAGGTGAAGTAGTCTGGCGCTGCCGCAACTGCGGCTACCTCCACACCGCCGCCGGAGCGCCGGAGCTGTGCCCTGCCTGCGCCCATCCCAAGGCACACTTCGAACTGCTCGGAGAAAACTGGTAAAGCGCCGCCGGTGCAGCATCAAGGCGCGTCCCGGTGCGGGACGCGCCTTTTTATTTAAGGCACGGAACATGCAGTTTTCACCCCGGGATGACTGCCCGCGGCCCCGGACGCGCAATCGTCATCCAGGCTGGTTGCATTATGGTAACAAAAACTAATTTGCACTGCGCATACTAAACAAATAGAATAAACATTTCTCTCGACACTCCCCCCACAAACATTGCACTCCGGTGACTGAATGAGCACAGAAGCCCCGTCACGTGATATAGCCGATCTGAGCACCCTCACAGCAGTTGTGGACTGCATGCCGGCGCCGGCCCTTTTGATCGAGGACGAGCGGGTGTTCTGTAACCGTGCGACTGAAGCCCTCACCGGGTACCGGCGAGATGAACTCTCATCCCTTGACGCGTGGTTCCGCTCCCTGTTCGGCTCCGAGCACGAAAGGGCCAGGAGTCGGTTCGACGCCGACCGGGCAACCGGGTTTCCCGTTGTGCGGCGGGAAATCATAACCAGGAAGGACGGGAGCCGGCGCCTGGTAGAGGTCGCGGGGTCGATCTGCGGCAAGTTGATGTGCATCCTGCATGACATCACCGACCTCATGGACGTCCGGCTGCAGCTGCAGGAGCACGCGGAGCGCTACCGGATCATCAAGAGCACATCCATGGACGGCTTCTGGGTGGTAGACCTCCACGGCAACGTCGTGGAAGTCAACGACGCATGCTGCCACATTCTGGGATACAGCCGGGAAGAACTGCTGACCATGTCCCTTCACGACATCGACGCGACCGAAAGCGTGGAGGAGACGCAGAAACACATCCGGGACATCGTCGAACAAGGTTCCGAGCGCTTCGAAGTCCGCCACCGCCGCAAAGACGGCACCGTCATCGACGTTGAGGTCAGCACGACGTTTCAGCCCGCTTCGCGCTGCTTCCACACCTTTATCCGGGACATCAGCGAACGCAAGCAGACCGAAGAGGCCCTCCGGAAAAGCGAGGAACGCTTCCGCCTTGCCATGGAGGCAACCACCGACGGCATCTGGGACTGGAATATCGCGGCTGATAGTGGTTACTTCAGCCCGGCCTACTACCGGATCCTGGGGTACGAGCCGGAGGACTTCTCCCCCTCTTTCCAGGTGTGGATGGAGCTCCTGCACCCGGAAGATCGGGAACGGGCCATCAGCACCAACATAGACTGTGTCGAGGGGAGAACACAGGGCTTCCAGGCAGAGTTCCGCATGAAGGCCAAGGACGGCAGTTGGCGCTGGATTCTCGGCCGGGGGTCGGCCGTGAACAGGGATCGCCGGGGAAAAGCCCTGCGCCTCATCGGCACCCATCAGGACATCACCGAACGCAAAACAGCGGAAGAGGCGCTGCGCAACCGCGAGTGGCTGCTGCGGGAGGCCCAGCGGATCGGCTGTCTCGGCACCTACGATTACGATATCGTGCACGACAATTGGGAATGCTCCGCCGAGTTGGACCGGATCTTCGGCATACACACGGCTACCCCCAAAAACCTTGAATTCTGGCTCGATCTGATTCACCCGGAGTTCAGGGAGAAGATGAAGGACTACTTCGCGTCGCTTCTCACCGAGCGGACATGGTTCAACATGGAGTACAAGATCATCCGCCCGTCTGACGGCCAGGAACGCTGGGTTTACGGCACGGGAGAGTTCACCCGCGACAACGAGGGCAGGCCGGTCCGCATGATCGGGACGATCCAGGACATCACCGAACGCAAGCAGACAGAGGAAACCATCGGCAAGCTCAACCGGGAACTCGACAGGCGCGTCATGGAACGAACCGGCCAATTGGAAGAAGCCATCCGGGAGCAGGAATCCTTCAGCTATTCGGTTTCCCATGATCTGCGGGCGCCGCTGCGGCACATCAACAGCTACAGCAATCTGGTTATCGAGGACTACAGCGATCAGATCCCCGTGGAGGCCCGCTACTACCTCGAACGCATCTGTACGGCAAGCGGCAAGATGGGGCAACTGATCGACGATCTGCTGGAGCTTTCGCGGGTGGGCCGGGTCGAGTTGCGTAAAGGCACCGTTAACCTGAGCAAAAATGCGGCATCGGTCGCATCGATGCTTCAGGAAACCGAGCCCTACCGCGCCGTTGATTGGGTCATTGCCGGCGATCTTACGGCGCAGGCCGACCGGACCCTGATCCGGCAGGTGTTGCTCAACCTGATGGGCAACGCCCTGAAGTACACCGCCAAGACGTCCCGGGCGCGAATCGAGATCGGCAGCGCCGTGATCGATGGCGAGACGGTCTTCTTCGTCAGGGACAACGGCGCCGGTTTCGACATGGCTTACGTGAACAAACTGTTCCGCCCCTTCCAGCGGCTGCACGGCGGCGAGTTCCCCGGCACCGGCATCGGTCTGGCAACAGTCCAGCGGATCATCCAACGGCACGGCGGCCGGGTCTGGGCAGAGGGCAAAGTCAACGGCGGAGCAACGTTCTATTTCTCCCTGCCTGAAATCTGACGATCGTGCACTCCCTCCCTGCAGCGAAAAGGGCGTTCCCCGATGGAGAGCGCCCTTTTTGCTGCGGACACAGAGTTCGACTGGTACATCAAGCGGTTCACGTCAGTCTTGCTGAACGTTCCTGATGGTCTCCTTAAGCATGGACAGCCGGTACGGCTTCTGGATGAACCCTGCCAGCCCCTTTCCGGCAAAGCGCTGGTTGATCTCCTGCTCGTTATAGCCGCTGGACATGATTACCTTAACGTCGGGCTTGAGCTGCCGCAGCTCCCGGAAGGTCTGTTCGCCGTCCAGATGGGGCATCGTGAGATCGAGAATGATACAGCAGATCTTTTCCTGGTGCTGCGCAAACACTTCGAGCGCCTCGCGGCCGTCCATGGCGGTCAGGACATCGAACCCGAGTTCTTTCAGCATCTCAGCACCGATGCCGATAACCGTTTCCTCGTCATCGACCAACAGGACAGTGCCGCATCCTTTCCACACCGCCTGCTTCTGCTGATCGCCATTGAACAGGTCTTTGGGTTTGTCGCCGGCCGGCAGGAGCACCTTGAACGTCGTGCCCCGGCCGGGCTCGCTGTAGACCCGTATCGCCCCCTTGTGCCCGCGTACGATGCCCAGCACCGCAGCCATCCCCAGGCCGCGGCCGGTAAACTTGGTTGTGAAGAACGGGTCGAAGATCTTCGACACGGTCTCCCTGTCCATGCCGCAACCGGTGTCGGCAACCTCCAGCCAGACGTAGAGTCCTTCGGGGATCGACTCATTGAGCCAGGCGTTGCTTAAATACTTCCTGTCGCACTGCATGCACCCCGTGCTGATGGCGATGACGCCGCTCTTATCGGCAATCGCCTCTGAGGCATTGATAACCAGGTTCATGATGATCTGGCGGAGTTGGGTGGCATCGGCATCGACCGTGGGCAGAGAGTCGGCAAAATTGAAGCGGAGCACGGCCTTCTTGGAAATGGAGACTTGCAGCATATGGGTCATCTCTTCGACCAGCCGGTTCAGATCGATCGGTTCGATGACGAATTTACCCTTGCCGGAATAGGCGAGCATCTGCTTGGCAAGATCGGATGCCCGGTTGGCAGCCCGTTCGATTCGCGCCAGGTTGTCGCGCACCGGTGATTCGGGATTGAGACGCATCAGTGCGAGGTCGGTATTGCCGACGATTGCCGTCAGGATGTTATTGAAGTCATGGGCGATGCCGCCGGCGAGCACGCCGAGGCTCTCCAGTTTCTGGGCATGAAGGAGCTGTTTCTCAAGGCTCTCGTGTTCTTCTTCAGCGCGCTTGCGTTCGGTGATGTCCCTGACAACAGCACAATTGAACTCATCGTTGTCGTGACGAATATAGTTGGCAACGATCTCGACCGGAATAATGCGGCCATCTTTAGTGCGATGGCGCGACTCGAACCGGAGGGTTCCCTGCCTGCGAAGTTCCGGGAAGTGCTGCGCCCATACTTCAGGCGGGGAGTCGGGGTCTACATCGAAGACCCCACGGTTCAACAGTTCTTCGCGGGAATAGCCAAGAGTGCGGCACGCGGCCTCGTTGACATCTACAAAACGGGCGTCGGGCGTGATCCAGAAAATCGCGTCGGATACGGCATTGACGCTGGCGCGGGTTAAATGCAGCAACGCTTCGGCCTTCTTGCGGTCGGTGGTGTCCGAGGCCGCACCGTAGAGGATCAGTTCGTCCTCCGTTGCACCTTGTTCGCACTGGCAGGAATCCGTTATCCACCGGATACTCTCATCTTTGGCTATGATCCTGAACGATATATCCCTGATATCGCCCGGCTTGAGGCTAGCAAGGGCCTCTGCCGTCGGGTGCTTATCGTCAGGGTGGACTATTGAGAGCCAGCAACCGCGCGCGAACATCTCCTCGCTGCTGTAGCCGGAGATTGCATTCAATGCACCGCCGATCCACTTGATTCGATATGGCTCCTTCCCCTTGCGCGAGCACTTGTGGACATAGTCCGATGTGAGGGTGGTGAAGTGGCGATAGTTCTCTTCGCTTTCCGCAAGTGCTTCGGTGCTTTGCCTGACGCGTTGACGCAGCCTCGTGTTGAAGAAAAAGAGGCCGGCGAGGATCACTGCCGCCGTCAATGAGGCGGTCGTGGCAACGAATGCCGCTGTAAATTCATCGTCCAGAGGGATGCGGATCGATTCGATCGCACGAATTGTCCCGGCCGACTCATTGAAACCGCCCTGGCCGGAATAGATCTGCTGCAGCCCGATTGGCGAATCAGCGCGATTGCCGTGGCAGCGCAGGCACGCCTGATTGGTTTCGAGAAACGGTTTGGCGTAGAGAAGGTACTTTTTCCCGTCAATGGTCCTGATCTCGGAATGGGATTTGAGGTCGCGCCGGGTATTGAATAGCCCGAGGAGATAGGCCTCCCGCTCGTCCGCAATGTTCACCGGGTTCCTTGGATTTTGCGAAGCCATTTTGTAGTACACCAGCGGGAGCCCCTCCTTTTCCCGCTCCTTGTTGAAGAGGCCGTGCATGACTCTGGTCATGTAGGATGAAGAGAGGAGTTGCGGCGCATAGAAATCACGGGCAATCTTGCCCTCATCCTTGGCCTTGTAGTAGGTGGGATGCATCACCTGCTGGATGTACGCATGGAATGATCGATGAGAGAGGATAATGCTCTTGAGGTTCTCCTCCGCCTTGTGTACGACGTACCTGGTAACGGCGAAGTAGGTGACAACCCCGATTGTGACTGTCAGGGCCGCAGCAGACAGCAGTTGCCGGATCAATTTCATTATCCCTCCACAATCTGCCTGTTCGGGTCTTTCGGGCACTGCATTGGAGCTTTGGTTCAGGCCGAAAGGCAACTGAATTCTACACCTAAACCGCAGACATGGCTATATATCCTTATGCCGATTCAGTAGCGACCAAAACGCGCACAGCAATCTGGTCTTGTACCCGGATTGCCTGGTCTGGAGTGACAGGGTTCTTTTCAAATCCAGCGGACACGCAATTTCAACCAGCCAACCATGTTCCAGTTCCCTGTTAACGGCAATCCTCGAAAGGCAGCCTACCCCCAGCCCCG
Protein-coding regions in this window:
- a CDS encoding PAS domain-containing sensor histidine kinase, which gives rise to MSTEAPSRDIADLSTLTAVVDCMPAPALLIEDERVFCNRATEALTGYRRDELSSLDAWFRSLFGSEHERARSRFDADRATGFPVVRREIITRKDGSRRLVEVAGSICGKLMCILHDITDLMDVRLQLQEHAERYRIIKSTSMDGFWVVDLHGNVVEVNDACCHILGYSREELLTMSLHDIDATESVEETQKHIRDIVEQGSERFEVRHRRKDGTVIDVEVSTTFQPASRCFHTFIRDISERKQTEEALRKSEERFRLAMEATTDGIWDWNIAADSGYFSPAYYRILGYEPEDFSPSFQVWMELLHPEDRERAISTNIDCVEGRTQGFQAEFRMKAKDGSWRWILGRGSAVNRDRRGKALRLIGTHQDITERKTAEEALRNREWLLREAQRIGCLGTYDYDIVHDNWECSAELDRIFGIHTATPKNLEFWLDLIHPEFREKMKDYFASLLTERTWFNMEYKIIRPSDGQERWVYGTGEFTRDNEGRPVRMIGTIQDITERKQTEETIGKLNRELDRRVMERTGQLEEAIREQESFSYSVSHDLRAPLRHINSYSNLVIEDYSDQIPVEARYYLERICTASGKMGQLIDDLLELSRVGRVELRKGTVNLSKNAASVASMLQETEPYRAVDWVIAGDLTAQADRTLIRQVLLNLMGNALKYTAKTSRARIEIGSAVIDGETVFFVRDNGAGFDMAYVNKLFRPFQRLHGGEFPGTGIGLATVQRIIQRHGGRVWAEGKVNGGATFYFSLPEI
- the rbr gene encoding rubrerythrin, which translates into the protein MSLKGTKTEQNLLKSFAGESQARNRYTYFAAAARKEGYVQIADIFEETANQEKEHAKRFFKFLEGGDLEITACFPSGKIGTTAENLLAAAMGEHEEHSDLYPAFAQVAQEEGFPAIAAVWRAISVAEKQHEKRYRDLLANIENNRVFTREGEVVWRCRNCGYLHTAAGAPELCPACAHPKAHFELLGENW
- a CDS encoding hybrid sensor histidine kinase/response regulator produces the protein MKLIRQLLSAAALTVTIGVVTYFAVTRYVVHKAEENLKSIILSHRSFHAYIQQVMHPTYYKAKDEGKIARDFYAPQLLSSSYMTRVMHGLFNKEREKEGLPLVYYKMASQNPRNPVNIADEREAYLLGLFNTRRDLKSHSEIRTIDGKKYLLYAKPFLETNQACLRCHGNRADSPIGLQQIYSGQGGFNESAGTIRAIESIRIPLDDEFTAAFVATTASLTAAVILAGLFFFNTRLRQRVRQSTEALAESEENYRHFTTLTSDYVHKCSRKGKEPYRIKWIGGALNAISGYSSEEMFARGCWLSIVHPDDKHPTAEALASLKPGDIRDISFRIIAKDESIRWITDSCQCEQGATEDELILYGAASDTTDRKKAEALLHLTRASVNAVSDAIFWITPDARFVDVNEAACRTLGYSREELLNRGVFDVDPDSPPEVWAQHFPELRRQGTLRFESRHRTKDGRIIPVEIVANYIRHDNDEFNCAVVRDITERKRAEEEHESLEKQLLHAQKLESLGVLAGGIAHDFNNILTAIVGNTDLALMRLNPESPVRDNLARIERAANRASDLAKQMLAYSGKGKFVIEPIDLNRLVEEMTHMLQVSISKKAVLRFNFADSLPTVDADATQLRQIIMNLVINASEAIADKSGVIAISTGCMQCDRKYLSNAWLNESIPEGLYVWLEVADTGCGMDRETVSKIFDPFFTTKFTGRGLGMAAVLGIVRGHKGAIRVYSEPGRGTTFKVLLPAGDKPKDLFNGDQQKQAVWKGCGTVLLVDDEETVIGIGAEMLKELGFDVLTAMDGREALEVFAQHQEKICCIILDLTMPHLDGEQTFRELRQLKPDVKVIMSSGYNEQEINQRFAGKGLAGFIQKPYRLSMLKETIRNVQQD